From Nymphaea colorata isolate Beijing-Zhang1983 chromosome 6, ASM883128v2, whole genome shotgun sequence, a single genomic window includes:
- the LOC116256671 gene encoding protein GRAVITROPIC IN THE LIGHT 1: MMPNMCVRWGNMRQYREKKELDKDCMDITVMKPHMYVVPSGRHPPLALKSYMRSEDEIKPKKKQGMAGRMSANFSDLIHRVAGSCLIQTIGQGEEEAEEKSESFLDDHDESTYSDYEDQAERGELDHEHEDERKMSVTGAGKAAEKLQAAEVLMMEVFEAVSAMKKAYVSLQAAHSPWDPEKMRAADAAVVAEFRRLGRLRERFRRGSPAAAAAAAAERAMVAYDPEVEELRKEVKEKEAQVENLRERLKQASGRKGRTRRASARFREVVHAPTPELFELCMNQVKEASKAFTVLLLSLMRSANWDIAAAVRSIEGGTNAMTSFPIIAAAAAKHPHPTHAKHAIESYVCRKIFNGFENEAFYLSGSLTSLINPEKHRRECFTQYRDMQSMDPVELLGILPDCQFGRFCGKKFLAIVHPKMEESFFGNLEQRRVVVNGGHPRTQFYGEFLALAKAVWLLHKLAFSLDPPPSHFQATKGAEFHPTYMESVVKFQEGVAPPGLVVGFPVSPGFKIGNFVIKSRVFLVNRTS; encoded by the exons ATGATGCCCAACATGTGCGTCCGTTGGGGGAACATGCGCCAGTACAG ggagaagaaagagCTGGACAAGGATTGCATGGACATCACAGTGATGAAGCCCCATATGTACGTGGTTCCGTCCGGCAGGCATCCCCCACTAGCCCTCAAGTCCTACATGAG aagCGAGGACGAGATCAAGCCGAAGAAGAAGCAAGGAATGGCGGGCAGAATGTCCGCAAATTTCTCTGATTTGATCCACCGAGTCGCCGGCTCGTGCCTCATCCAGACGATCGGGCAAGGGGAGGAGGAAGCGGAGGAGAAGAGCGAGTCTTTCCTGGACGATCACGATGAATCAACCTACTCCGATTACGAGGACCAGGCGGAGAGAGGCGAGCTGGACCACGAGCACGAAGATGAGAGGAAGATGTCAGTCACCGGCGCGGGGAAGGCGGCGGAGAAGCTGCAGGCAGCGGAGGTGTTGATGATGGAGGTTTTCGAGGCCGTCTCCGCCATGAAGAAGGCGTACGTGAGTCTCCAGGCTGCGCACAGCCCGTGGGATCCAGAGAAAATGAGGGCCGCGGACGCTGCGGTGGTGGCGGAGTTCAGGCGCCTCGGTCGGCTTCGGGAGCGCTTCCGGCGGGGGAGCCCGGCTGCGGCGGCTGCAGCGGCAGCTGAGAGGGCCATGGTGGCGTATGATCCGGAGGTCGAGGAGCTGAGGAAAGAGGTCAAAGAGAAGGAAGCGCAGGTGGAGAACCTCCGGGAGCGGCTGAAGCAGGCAAGCGGGAGGAAGGGAAGGACCAGGCGGGCCTCCGCCCGGTTCCGGGAAG TGGTGCATGCGCCGACGCCGGAGCTCTTTGAGTTGTGCATGAACCAGGTGAAGGAGGCGTCCAAAGCCTTCACGGTCCTCCTCCTTTCGCTGATGCGCTCCGCTAACTGGGATATAGCCGCCGCCGTCCGCTCCATCGAGGGGGGCACCAATGCAATGACCTCCTTCCCCATCATAGCCGCGGCCGCGGCGAAGCACCCCCACCCTACTCACGCCAAGCATGCCATTGAGTCGTACGTGTGCCGGAAGATCTTCAACGGCTTCGAGAACGAGGCCTTCTATCTGAGCGGCAGCCTGACCTCGCTCATCAACCCGGAGAAGCACCGCAGAGAATGCTTTACGCAGTACCGCGACATGCAGTCGATGGACCCGGTGGAGCTGCTAGGCATCCTGCCGGACTGCCAGTTCGGACGGTTTTGCGGCAAGAAGTTCCTCGCCATCGTCCACCCTAAGATGGAGGAGTCCTTCTTCGGCAACCTGGAGCAGAGGCGGGTGGTGGTGAACGGGGGCCACCCCAGGACGCAGTTCTACGGGGAGTTTTTGGCGCTGGCCAAGGCTGTGTGGCTGCTGCACAAGCTGGCCTTCTCGCTGGACCCTCCACCCTCCCACTTTCAGGCCACCAAGGGGGCGGAGTTCCACCCGACGTACATGGAAAGCGTAGTGAAGTTCCAGGAGGGAGTGGCGCCGCCTGGTCTGGTGGTCGGGTTCCCCGTCTCCCCGGGCTTCAAGATCGGCAACTTCGTCATCAAATCGAGGGTGTTCCTTGTCAACAGGACGTCGTGA
- the LOC116256667 gene encoding neutral ceramidase 2-like has translation MDSPSPVHLSKQWVTRRLSLCLFFVFLSQCCRIALANSTYLIGLGSYDITGPAADVNMMGYANAEQTVSGVHFRLRARTFIVAEPDGKRIVFVNIDACMASQLVTLKVLERLKSRYGDLYNEQNLAISGIHTHAGPGGYLQYVVYIITSLGFVRQSFDAIVDGIEKSIVQAHEGLRPGNIFVNKGELLEASINRSPSAYLNNPPEERSRYKYDVDKDMTLLKFVDLEWGPVGSFNWFATHGTSMSRTNSLISGDNKGAAARFMEDWFEQIDTLEMSKRMHSEYRNQPNSIPRRVSSMLPDQQEDELMKLASVFQSPGGMTSDSSLSVTKRVRSSFKSSNRPSFVAAFCQSNCGDVSPNVLGTFCIDTGLPCDFNHSTCNGKNELCYGRGPGYPDEFNSTYIIGDRQFKKAVELFHSASEQLKGKVDFRHTYLDFSKLEVTVTSNGLGANQETVKTCPAAMGFAFAAGTTDGPGAFDFKQGDDQGNPFWKLVRDVLKMPSKEQISCQHPKPILLDTGEMTQPYAWAPSILPIQILRIGQLVILSVPGEFTTMAGRRLRDAVKAVLINAGNREFDENTHVVLAGLTNTYSQYVTTFEEYQIQRYEGASTLYGPHTLSAYTQEFKKLATALVSGTIVQQGPQPPDLLDKQLSLVPPVVVDLTPIGVKFGEIRTDVPQSSSYRKGDKVAVSFWSACPRNDLMTEGTFSLVEALDDTRTWIPAYDDDDFCLLFQWSRPARLSGVSHATIEWSIPETAVPGVYRISHFGCAKSIFGSMHHFSGSSSAFVVL, from the exons ATGGATTCACCGTCTCCTGTTCATCTTTCAAAGCAATGGGTAACCCGAAGGCTATCTCTATGCCTTTTCTTCGTGTTCCTCTCTCAATGCTGCAGAATAGCGTTGGCAAACTCTACCTATTTAATTGGTCTCGGAAGCTATGATATAACTGGACCTGCAGCGGATGTCAACATGATGGGTTATGCTAATGCTGAACAGACTGTCTCTGGAGTTCACTTTAGGTTACGAGCCAGGACATTCATTGTTGCCGAACCTGATGGCAAGCGAATTGTATTCGTGAATATTGATGCCTGCATGGCGTCGCAGCTTGTTACTCTTAAAGTGCTTGAGAGACTCAAATCAAG ATACGGTGACCTTTATAATGAGCAAAATTTAGCTATCAGTGGCATTCATACTCATGCTGGTCCAGGGGGATACCTTCAATATGTTGTATATATTATCACATCTCTTGGATTTGTTCGTCAATCATTTGATGCAATAGTTGATGGCATTGAGAAAAGCATTGTACAAGCTCATGAAGGCCTTCGTCCTGGGAACATTTTTGTGAACAAGG GTGAGCTCCTTGAGGCTAGCATAAACCGCAGTCCTAGTGCTTATCTAAATAATCCTCCAGAAGAACGAAGCAGGTATAAATATGATGTAGACAAGGACATGACACTGCTGAAATTTGTGGATCTTGAGTGGGGCCCTGTTGGAAGCTTCAATTGGTTTGCAACACATGGAACCTCCATGAGTCGCACAAATTCATTAATAAGTGGTGACAACAAAGGAGCAGCTGCACGCTTTATGGAAGACTGGTTTGAGCAGATAGACACCCTGGAAATGTCTAAAAGGATGCATTCTGAGTACAGAAACCAGCCAAACAGCATTCCTCGGAGAGTCTCAAGCATGCTTCCTGATCAGCAAGAAG ATGAGTTGATGAAGCTGGCATCTGTCTTTCAAAGTCCCGGGGGAATGACTTCAGATAGTTCTTTAAGTGTTACCAAGCGGGTCCGAAGCTCTTTTAAGTCAAGTAACAGACCAAGTTTTGTTGCTGCATTTTGTCAATCAAATTGTGGTGATGTAAGCCCAAACGTGCTTGGTACATTCTGCATAGATACAGGACTgccatgtgatttcaatcatagTACCTGCAATGGGAAGAATGAGTTATGCTATGGCCGTGGTCCAGG CTACCCGGATGAGTTTAACAGCACATATATTATTGGAGACAGACAATTTAAAAAGGCAGTGGAATTGTTTCATTCAGCATCTGAACAGTTGAAAGGGAAGGTTGATTTTCGTCACACCTATTTGGACTTCTCAAAGCTGGAGGTCACTGTTACCTCTAATGGTCTTGGTGCCAATCAAGAGACTGTGAAAACATGCCCTGCTGCAATGGGCTTTGCTTTTGCTGCAGGAACCACAGACGGGCCTGGAGCTTTTGACTTCAAGCAAGGGGATGACCAA GGCAATCCTTTCTGGAAGTTGGTGAGGGACGTACTGAAGATGCCAAGCAAAGAACAAATAAGCTGTCAACATCCAAAGCCAATTTTGCTTGATACTGGAGAAATGACTCAGCCATATGCATGGGCT CCTTCCATTCTTCCGATACAAATTCTTCGAATAGGGCAGCTGGTCATTCTCAGCGTGCCTGGAG AATTCACTACAATGGCAGGGAGGCGCCTCCGCGATGCTGTGAAAGCAGTGCTGATAAATGCAGGCAACAGGGAATTTGATGAAAATACTCATGTCGTTCTTGCTGGGCTTACAAATACCTATTCACAGTATGTGACCACCTTTGAGGAGTACCAGATTCAACGATATGAG GGAGCTTCTACCTTGTATGGTCCGCACACACTAAGTGCATACACTCAAGAGTTCAAGAAGCTTGCAACAGCACTTGTATCTGGCACGATTGTCCAGCAAGGACCTCAACCTCCTGATCTTCTCGATAAACAGTTAAGTCTGGTCCCGCCTGTTGTAGTTGACTTGACTCCCATCGGTGTCAAGTTTGGTGAAATAAGAACAGATGTACCCCAGAGTTCTAGTTACAGAAAAGGTGACAAGGTGGCTGTCTCGTTCTGGTCTGCCTGTCCGAGGAATGATCTCATGACTGAGGGAACTTTCTCCTTGGTGGAAGCATTGGATGACACCAGGACCTGGATTCCAGCATATGATGACGATGATTTCTGCTTGCTCTTCCAATGGTCACGGCCTGCAAGACTTAGTGGTGTCAGTCATGCGACAATCGAATGGAGTATTCCAGAAACAGCTGTTCCAGGTGTGTACAGGATTAGTCATTTCGGTTGTGCAAAGAGCATCTTTGGGTCGATGCATCATTTCAGTGGATCATCCAGTGCCTTCGTTGTGCTTTAA